A single Lactuca sativa cultivar Salinas chromosome 8, Lsat_Salinas_v11, whole genome shotgun sequence DNA region contains:
- the LOC111910456 gene encoding putative phospholipid-transporting ATPase 9, producing MGTGRKRRLHFSKIYSFKCGRNRFDDDHSQIGGPGFSRVVYCNETGVSEAATQIYVDNYVRSTKYTPMTFIPKSLFEQFRRVANFYFLVTGILSFTALAPYSAVSAILPLIVVIGATMVKEGIEDWQRQQQDHEVNNRKVKVHSGGGVFESREWKTLRVGDVVKVEKDEFFPADLLLISSSYEDAVCYVETMNLDGETNLKLKQSLDATSMINDDSNINSFKATVKCEDPNASLYTFVGTMEFQEQQYALSPQQLLLRDSKLRNTDYIYGVVIFTGHDTKVIQNSTDPPSKRSGIEKRMDNIIYFLFFILFLIAFLGSIYFGIVTKNDLDGDRMKRWYLRPDDSEIFFDPKRAPAAAIFHFLTALLLYTYLIPISLYVSIEIVKVLQTIFINNDIHMYYEEADKPAHARTSNITEELGQIDTILSDKTGTLTCNSMEFIKCSIAGTAYGRGVTEVERAMAKKTGSPLVVNGRVLDDDNDDEDDDSGLSVKGYNFEDERIVNGYWLLEPRSDVIQKFFRLLAICHTAIPDVDEETGRVTYEAESPDEAAFVIAARELGFEFYKRTQTTVSFMELDPMSKKKVERTYELLNVLEFNSARKRMSVIVRDEFGKLLLLCKGADSVMFDRLAKNGRQFEENTKEHVNEYADAGLRTLILAYRELNEEEYKEFNEKFIEAKNSVSEDREDLIDATTEEIEKDLILLGATAVEDKLQKGVPECIDKLAQAGIKIWVLTGDKMETAINIGFACSLLRQGMKQIIITLESPEIISAEKAGDKDVISKMSKENVKKQILAGKAQLSSSSSDPYALIIDGKSLAYALHDDIKNTFLDLAVGCASVICCRSSPKQKALVTRLVKEGTGKTTLAIGDGANDVGMLQEADIGIGISGVEGMQAVMSSDIAIAQFRFLERLLLVHGHWCYRRISSMICYFFYKNIVFGTTVFLYEAYASFSGQPAYNDWYLSLYNVFFTSLPAIALGVFDQDVSARFCLKFPLLYQEGVQNTLFRWRRIFGWMLNGLASGIIVFFLCTRALDPESYRKNGKTAGMEVVGATIYTCVVWVVNCQMALAVSYFTLIQHVFIWGGIILWYLFLLAYGAMPTSISTTAYNVFLETLAPAPSYWFVTFYVVIAALIPYYCYKAVQMRFFPAYHGMIQWIRYEGHTDDPEYVNMVRQRSIRTTTVGFTARSIARDNDLYHLNLERQASKS from the exons atgggGACAGGAAGGAAAAGGAGGTTACATTTTAGCAAGATCTACTCCTTCAAGTGTGGAAGAAACAGATTCGACGATGATCATTCACAAATTGGGGGTCCTGGGTTTTCGAGAGTGGTTTATTGCAATGAAACTGGTGTTTCAGAAGCTGCAACTCAAATTTATGTAGATAATTATGTGAGATCAACCAAATATACGCCAATGACTTTTATACCAAAATCACTGTTTGAACAGTTTAGAAGAGTCGCAAATTTCTACTTTCTTGTTACTGGTATCTTGTCTTTTACAGCTCTAGCTCCTTATTCAGCTGTTAGCGCTATTCTTCCTTTAATCGTCGTCATTGGTGCTACCATGGTGAAAGAAGGTATTGAAGATTGGCAACGACAACAGCAG GACCATGAGGTGAATAATCGAAAGGTGAAAGTTCATAGTGGTGGTGGAGTTTTCGAATCTCGAGAATGGAAAACACTGAGAGTAGGGGATGTAGTGAAAGTCGAAAAAGACGAATTCTTTCCTGCTGATCTTCTGTTAATTTCATCGAGCTATGAAGATGCTGTTTGTTACGTTGAAACGATGAACTTAGATGGAGAAACAAATTTGAAGCTAAAACAATCGTTAGACGCAACTTCCATGATCAACGACGATTCAAACATCAACAGCTTCAAAGCAACAGTCAAATGCGAAGATCCAAACGCAAGTCTCTACACTTTCGTTGGAACAATGGAGTTTCAAGAACAACAGTACGCACTTTCACCACAACAGCTTCTTCTACGCGATTCAAAGCTCAGAAACACAGATTACATCTATGGCGTCGTCATCTTCACTGGTCACGATACGAAAGTGATTCAAAACTCTACAGACCCACCATCGAAAAGAAGTGGAATTGAAAAACGAATGGATAACATCATCTATTTCTTGTTCTTCATCTTGTTTCTAATCGCTTTTCTGGGTTCGATTTACTTCGGGATTGTTACAAAAAACGATTTAGATGGTGACAGAATGAAACGATGGTATTTGAGACCCGACGATTCAGAGATCTTTTTCGACCCGAAACGCGCTCCAGCTGCAGCGATTTTCCATTTTCTCACAGCTTTATTGTTATACACATATTTAATCCCGATTTCTCTATACGTTTCAATAGAAATCGTGAAAGTTCTACAGACGATTTTCATCAACAACGACATTCATATGTACTACGAAGAAGCTGATAAACCCGCACACGCGCGAACTTCAAATATCACCGAAGAACTCGGCCAAATCGACACGATTTTATCAGACAAAACCGGGACTTTAACCTGCAATTCAATGGAGTTCATCAAGTGTTCAATAGCAGGAACAGCATACGGACGTGGTGTTACAGAAGTTGAAAGAGCTATGGCGAAAAAGACAGGATCACCATTGGTTGTTAATGGAAGAGTTCTTGATGACGATAATGATGATGAAGACGATGATTCTGGGTTATCTGTAAAAGGGTATAATTTTGAAGATGAAAGGATCGTCAATGGTTATTGGCTTCTTGAACCACGTTCTGATGTTATTCAGAAGTTCTTTAGATTACTTGCGATTTGTCATACAGCGATTCCTGATGTTGATGAAGAAACAGGGAGAGTTACTTATGAAGCTGAATCCCCTGATGAAGCTGCTTTTGTTATCGCTGCAAGAGAACTTGGATTTGAATTTTATAAAAGGACACAAACAACTGTTTCTTTTATGGAGTTAGATCCTATGTCCAAGAAAAAAGTCGAAAG GACATATGAGCTTTTAAATGTTCTTGAGTTCAACAGTGCAAGAAAAAGAATGTCTGTTATTGTTCGTGATGAATTCGGGAAGCTTCTTTTACTCTGTAAAGGTGCTGATAG TGTTATGTTTGATAGACTTGCAAAAAACGGGAGACAATTCGAAGAAAATACAAAAGAACATGTGAATGAGTATGCAGATGCAGGATTAAGAACTTTGATTCTTGCATATCGTGAACTTAATGAAGAAGAATATAAAGaatttaatgaaaaatttatagAAGCTAAAAACTCTGTAAGTGAAGATCGAGAAGATTTGATTGATGCAACAACTGAAGAAATTGAAAAAGATTTGATTCTTCTTGGTGCTACTGCTGTTGAGGACAAACTCCAAAAAGGG GTGCCCGAATGCATTGATAAACTTGCTCAAGCAGGAATCAAGATTTGGGTTCTTACTGGTGACAAAATGGAAACAGCAATTAATATCGG ATTTGCTTGTAGTTTGCTTAGACAAGGAATGAAACAAATTATAATCACATTAGAATCCCCCGAAATCATATCAGCCGAAAAAGCCGGGGACAAAGACGTAATTTCAAAG ATGTCGAAAGAAAATGTGAAGAAGCAGATATTAGCAGGAAAAGCTCaactttcttcttcatcatccgATCCATACGCTCTAATTATCGATGGGAAATCTCTCGCATACGCGTTGCATGATGACATTAAAAACACGTTTTTGGATCTCGCTGTTGGGTGTGCTTCTGTTATTTGTTGTAGATCTTCACCAAAACAGAAAGCTTTGGTTACTAGACTTGTGAAAGAGGGAACCGGAAAGACGACTCTGGCAATTGGTGATGGGGCGAATGATGTCGGAATGCTTCAAGAAGCCGACATCGGAATCGGAATCAGTGGTGTCGAGGGAATGCAG GCGGTTATGTCGAGTGATATTGCAATTGCTCAATTTCGATTTCTTGAAAGATTGCTATTGGTGCATGGACATTGGTGTTATCGAAGAATTTCTTCAATG ATATGCTACTTTTTCTATAAAAATATCGTATTTGGAACCACAGTGTTCTTATACGAAGCTTACGCATCGTTCTCGGGTCAACCCGCATATAACGATTGGTATTTGTCTCTTTACAACGTTTTCTTCACATCACTTCCCGCCATTGCATTAGGAGTCTTCGACCAAGACGTATCCGCAAGATTTTGCCTAAAG TTCCCGTTGCTATACCAAGAAGGTGTCCAAAACACGCTCTTCAGATGGCGTAGAATATTCGGGTGGATGCTTAACGGGTTAGCCAGTGGCATAATCGTCTTTTTCCTATGTACACGCGCGTTAGACCCCGAGTCATACCGAAAGAACGGGAAGACAGCTGGGATGGAAGTTGTGGGGGCCACAATCTACACGTGTGTCGTATGGGTGGTCAACTGCCAGATGGCGCTTGCGGTTAGCTACTTCACTTTAATCCAACATGTGTTTATCTGGGGAGGAATTATCCTCTGGTATCTCTTCCTCCTGGCTTATGGTGCGATGCCGACTTCCATTTCAACAACCGCGTACAATGTGTTTCTAGAAACACTCGCGCCCGCACCTTCGTATTGGTTTGTGACTTTTTATGTGGTGATTGCCGCCTTGATTCCTTACTATTGTTATAAAGCGGTTCAAATGAGATTCTTCCCGGCTTACCATGGAATGATCCAATGGATAAGATACGAAGGGCATACCGATGATCCGGAGTATGTTAACATGGTCCGCCAGCGCTCGATCCGAACCACAACGGTTGGGTTCACTGCTCGATCGATAGCAAGGGACAATGATTTGTATCATTTGAATTTGGAGCGACAAGCGTCCAAATCATGA
- the LOC111910439 gene encoding uncharacterized protein LOC111910439, translated as MQKQKFITKVMFLAVVARPRFDSSGNEVFSGKIDIYPFTTLEPAKRSSKNRVAGTLETKPILSVNKDVTKSWLIEKVLPDIRAKWPQGHTGPIFIQQDNAKPHVDVNDSEFLEAASRDGFDIRLCFQPPNIPDLNVLDFGFFRAIQSLQEQEALHTIDELVDAVQTSFERMQSQQLNNVFLTLQTCMKEIMKVGEVATIIMYHILVKIG; from the coding sequence ATGCAAAAGCAAAAATTTATCACAAAAGTTATGTTTCTAGCGGTGGTAGCAAGACCGAGATTTGATTCATCGGGCAACGAAGTTTTTTCGGGAAAAATAGATATCTATCCATTTACAACATTGGAACCCGCTAAACGTTCAAGCAAAAACCGTGTTGCAGGAACATTGGAGACAAAGCCTATTCTATCGGTGAACAAAGATGTAACAAAATCATGGTTGATAGAAAAAGTTCTACCGGATATTAGAGCTAAATGGCCGCAAGGTCATACGGGTCCCATATTTATTCAACAAGACAACGCAAAGCCCCATGTTGATGTTAATGATAGCGAGTTTCTTGAAGCGGCATCTCGAGATGGGTTTGATATTCGACTTTGTTTTCAACCCCCAAATATCCCGGATTTGAATGTGTTAGACTTTGGATTTTTTCGGGCAATACAATCACTTCAAGAACAAGAGGCTTTGCATACAATTGATGAATTGGTTGATGCGGTTCAAACATCTTTTGAAAGAATGCAATCACAACAACTTAACAATGTTTTTTTAACTCTACAAACATGCATGAAAGAGATCATGAAGGTTGGAGAGGTGGCAACAATTATCATGTACCACATATTGGTAAAAATAGGTTAG
- the LOC111910441 gene encoding uncharacterized protein LOC111910441, with translation MEGQEWHMIGADCLVLSCCCQFLILQMLMFLLFKLPSKVFRKAKEYVKRKFGIRRKVARCVAAFVGRQQPWPPHRDAAEGFRWEELNGCMEEVEEALEEMCRKGEFGFGSFWRGDEEHDLEDNFRICFVNQQLGYHDDSGKYHFVDVFGPLTMQLI, from the coding sequence ATGGAAGGACAAGAATGGCACATGATTGGTGCTGATTGTTTGGTGTTATCGTGTTGTTGTCAATTCTTGATCTTGCAGATGCTCAtgtttctcttgttcaaactcccTAGCAAAGTTTTTAGAAAAGCAAAGGAGTACGTGAAGAGGAAGTTTGGAATACGAAGGAAGGTGGCTCGTTGTGTGGCTGCTTTTGTAGGGCGTCAGCAGCCATGGCCACCACATAGGGATGCGGCGGAGGGTTTCAGGTGGGAGGAGTTGAATGGTTGCATGGAGGAAGTTGAGGAGGCGTTGGAGGAGATGTGTAGAAAGGGTGAGTTTGGATTTGGAAGCTTTTGGAGAGGAGATGAAGAGCATGATTTGGAGGATAATTTTCGAATATGTTTTGTAAATCAACAACTGGGATATCATGATGATAGTGGAAAGTATCACTTTGTTGACGTATTTGGGCCTCTTACAATGCAAttaatttaa
- the LOC111910455 gene encoding uncharacterized protein LOC111910455: protein MAAANPSSSSSSSPHPLHPCLSNPQRLHRPCLFKPFGSHDRKLRSVRCQIPKFEPKRSAVNSDVTEATSSSSSSIDFLTLCHSLKTTKRKGWINHGIKGPESIADHMYRMALMALIAGDLPGINRERCIKIAIVHDIAEAIVGDITPSDGVPKVEKSRLEQAALNEMCNVLGGGMRAEEIQELWREYEDNASLEANLVKDFDKVEMILQALEYETEHDRVLDEFFLSTAGKFQTEIGKSWAAEIIARRNSRLAKKLN, encoded by the exons ATGGCAGCAGCTaatccttcttcttcatcctcATCTTCTCCGCATCCACTTCACCCTTGTCTCAGTAACCCTCAACGCCTCCATCGTCCTTGTTTGTTCAAACCCTTTGGGTCCCATGATCGTAAATTGCGATCTGTTCGATGTCAAATCCCCAAATTTGAACCGAAAAGATCGGCGGTGAATTCTGATGTTACTGAAGCCACATCTTCTTCCTCTTCGAGCATCGATTTCCTCACCTTGTGCCATAGCCTTAAG ACCACAAAAAGGAAAGGATGGATCAATCATGGAATCAAGGGTCCTGAATCCATTGCTGATCATATGTATCGAATGGCATTAATGGCTTTAATTGCTGGTGATCTTCCTGGTATCAACAGGGAAAG GTGTATCAAGATTGCAATTGTGCATGACATTGCAGAAG CGATTGTGGGAGATATAACACCTTCTGATGGTGTACCTAAGGTGGAAAAGAGTAGACTTGAACAAGCAGCTTTAAATGAAATGTGCAATGTTCTTGGTGGTGGAATGAGGG ctgaagaaattcaagaactCTGGAGAGAATATGAGGATAATGCTTCCCTCGAAGCAAATCTTGTGAAAGATTTTGACAAA GTTGAAATGATCCTGCAAGCACTTGAATATGAAACAG AACACGATAGAGTTTTAGATGAGTTTTTCCTCTCGACAGCTG GGAAGTTTCAAACTGAAATTGGTAAGAGTTGGGCTGCTGAAATCATTGCTAGGAGAAATTCAAGATTGGCAAAGAAACTAAACTGA
- the LOC111910457 gene encoding probable calcium-binding protein CML16 gives MAQLPSNQQVNQLKEIFTRFDLDSDGSLTHLELAALFRSVGLKPGDEIDTLISKLDANGNGSIEFEELVNAIFPDSDEEIFIDQEQLMKAFRLFDKDGDGSITPIKLATQMAKLGHPLTYRELNDLMNDIDTDGDGSISFHEFTAVFGMPASEFFGIRTL, from the coding sequence ATGGCTCAACTCCCATCCAACCAACAAGTCAACCAATTAAAAGAAATCTTCACCCGCTTTGACCTAGATTCCGACGGCAGCCTCACCCATCTCGAACTCGCCGCCCTCTTCCGCTCCGTCGGCCTCAAACCAGGCGACGAAATCGACACCCTGATATCCAAACTAGACGCCAATGGGAACGGATCCATTGAATTTGAAGAACTAGTGAACGCCATTTTTCCCGATTCCGATGAAGAGATTTTCATCGACCAAGAACAACTCATGAAAGCCTTCCGATTGTTCGATAAAGATGGCGATGGGTCCATTACTCCTATCAAACTAGCAACCCAGATGGCAAAATTGGGCCACCCATTGACTTACCGGGAACTTAATGACCTGATGAATGATATTGACACCGACGGCGATGGTAGCATCAGTTTTCATGAATTTACGGCGGTGTTTGGGATGCCGGCGTCGGAATTCTTTGGAATAAGAACGCTTTAA